One genomic window of Leptospira paudalimensis includes the following:
- a CDS encoding thiamine pyrophosphate-binding protein, giving the protein MKKTGAWLVRYALEQIGVKYTFGIPGVHNTEIYDELNNSEFISPILVTHEGCGAFMADAISRTNDSIGTIVIVPAAGVTHAASGIGEASLDGIPMLVISGGVRSDSKFKYQLHDIDQHSLLKPITKQTFKINSQEDIIETIYKAYQTATTREPGPVFIEIPVNIQLYTGSVEFLQTYDEFCKRNDKTQTTLKQKELDHVVELLLQAKSPGLFLGWGAVDVSTFTVEIAELLGAPVSTTLQGLSAFPGNHPMYCGMGFGPAAVPAATKLFSDCDCLLAIGTRFSEIATGSFGVTIPKNLIHIDINPNVLNTNYPAKIGIVGDSKIILPELAKELKRKLQETKQNHRERFENRKREIIKLKQSYKDEWYHHDSKDKVNPALFFDILRNTLPDDGYVVVDDGNHTFLTAELLPIYKPRHLISPTDFNCMGYAVPATIATKLAHPMNAVVGIIGDGAFQMTCMEIITATRNHLGVLFVVFNDGELAQISQAQQIPYNRKTCTTLGTSHFEGIAIATGAEYIQMKTNDDINDSLNKAWILTKENRPVILDVNIDYSKKTRFTKGIVGTNLQRLPFSAKLRMISRALVRKMTG; this is encoded by the coding sequence ATGAAAAAAACAGGAGCATGGCTCGTGCGATATGCACTCGAACAAATTGGAGTGAAATATACTTTTGGGATTCCAGGTGTACATAATACAGAAATTTATGATGAGTTAAACAATTCTGAATTCATTTCCCCTATACTTGTAACTCACGAAGGATGTGGTGCCTTTATGGCTGATGCAATAAGCCGGACAAATGATTCTATTGGTACCATTGTGATCGTTCCTGCTGCTGGTGTGACACATGCCGCGAGTGGCATTGGAGAGGCCTCATTGGATGGAATCCCAATGTTAGTGATCTCTGGTGGTGTACGCAGTGATTCAAAATTCAAATACCAGTTACATGATATTGACCAACATTCCTTATTAAAACCCATCACCAAACAAACTTTCAAAATTAATTCACAAGAAGATATTATTGAAACCATTTATAAAGCATATCAAACCGCTACAACTCGTGAACCTGGTCCTGTTTTCATTGAAATACCGGTCAACATTCAACTTTACACAGGTTCGGTGGAATTCTTACAAACCTATGATGAATTTTGTAAACGGAATGACAAAACACAAACCACTCTCAAGCAAAAAGAATTAGATCATGTAGTAGAACTTTTGTTACAAGCAAAATCTCCTGGTTTATTTTTAGGTTGGGGAGCCGTTGATGTATCCACATTCACGGTCGAAATTGCAGAATTATTAGGTGCACCTGTCTCAACAACCTTACAAGGATTAAGTGCTTTTCCAGGGAACCATCCAATGTATTGTGGAATGGGTTTCGGTCCAGCAGCAGTTCCAGCTGCCACAAAACTATTTTCGGATTGTGATTGTTTACTCGCAATCGGAACTCGATTTTCTGAAATTGCAACCGGAAGTTTTGGAGTAACTATTCCAAAAAATTTAATTCATATCGATATCAATCCAAATGTCTTAAATACAAATTACCCAGCTAAAATTGGAATCGTAGGTGATTCAAAAATCATCCTACCTGAATTGGCAAAAGAACTAAAACGTAAATTACAAGAAACCAAACAGAATCATCGTGAACGATTCGAAAATCGTAAACGAGAAATCATCAAACTCAAACAATCCTATAAAGACGAATGGTATCATCATGATAGTAAGGACAAAGTAAATCCTGCATTGTTTTTCGATATTTTACGGAACACATTGCCTGACGATGGGTATGTAGTCGTAGATGATGGAAATCATACATTTTTAACTGCTGAACTATTACCGATCTACAAACCAAGGCATTTGATTTCGCCAACTGACTTTAATTGTATGGGTTATGCTGTTCCAGCAACAATTGCCACCAAACTTGCCCATCCAATGAATGCGGTTGTTGGGATTATCGGTGATGGTGCGTTTCAAATGACATGTATGGAAATTATCACTGCTACTAGAAATCATTTAGGAGTATTATTTGTAGTATTTAACGATGGTGAGTTGGCACAAATTTCCCAAGCTCAACAAATTCCATACAATCGAAAAACATGTACCACACTTGGAACTTCCCATTTTGAAGGCATTGCGATTGCGACAGGTGCAGAATACATTCAGATGAAAACAAATGACGATATCAACGATTCGCTAAACAAAGCATGGATTCTAACAAAAGAAAATCGACCAGTCATCCTTGATGTGAATATCGATTATAGTAAAAAAACTAGGTTTACCAAAGGAATTGTTGGGACGAATTTACAACGACTGCCATTTTCTGCGAAATTAAGAATGATCAGCCGTGCCCTAGTGAGAAAAATGACGGGATAG
- a CDS encoding tRNA dihydrouridine synthase: MRILLAPMEGLLDFRLRDTLTRVGGYDECVSEFIRVNDTLLPSHRFFRYVPELYQNSRTKSGIPVKVQLLGSDINCMAENASKVASLGAYGIDINFGCPAPTVNRNRGGAALLKEPNLMYSIVKAVRNVVPKEIPVTAKMRLGYDTTEHALICAKALEEGGAKEIVVHARTKVDGYKPPAYWEWISKITEHIKIPVVANGEIWTVSDAIRCKKISGCQDIMIGRGAVTNPALALLIKGIQCNRFEWFEIKNLLLNYWKSMETGIDGISKTGRIKQWLKYLSREYEEAIIDFQYVKQVSSPKELETTYFSELFAQRK; encoded by the coding sequence TTGCGTATTCTACTTGCTCCAATGGAAGGACTTCTTGATTTTCGTTTACGTGATACATTAACACGCGTAGGCGGATATGACGAATGTGTCAGCGAATTTATACGAGTAAACGATACCCTACTTCCTTCTCATCGGTTTTTTCGTTATGTTCCAGAACTTTACCAAAATTCACGTACAAAATCAGGAATCCCTGTTAAGGTACAATTATTAGGTTCTGATATCAATTGTATGGCGGAAAACGCTAGTAAGGTGGCATCACTTGGAGCTTATGGTATCGATATCAATTTTGGTTGTCCTGCCCCAACGGTAAATCGAAACCGAGGAGGAGCCGCTTTACTCAAAGAACCAAACCTAATGTATTCGATCGTAAAAGCAGTTCGAAATGTTGTACCAAAGGAAATTCCAGTTACTGCAAAAATGAGACTGGGTTACGATACCACCGAACATGCGCTTATTTGTGCAAAAGCATTGGAAGAAGGTGGAGCAAAAGAAATTGTTGTTCATGCCAGGACAAAAGTTGACGGATACAAACCACCTGCGTATTGGGAATGGATTTCTAAAATCACTGAACATATAAAAATTCCCGTTGTTGCCAATGGAGAAATTTGGACAGTATCTGACGCTATCCGATGCAAAAAAATCTCAGGGTGTCAGGATATTATGATTGGAAGGGGTGCTGTAACAAACCCTGCTCTTGCTTTACTCATTAAAGGGATCCAATGCAATCGTTTCGAGTGGTTTGAAATTAAAAACTTATTATTGAATTATTGGAAATCTATGGAAACGGGAATTGATGGAATTAGCAAAACTGGAAGAATCAAACAATGGTTAAAATACCTTTCCAGAGAATATGAAGAAGCAATTATTGACTTCCAATACGTGAAACAAGTTTCCAGTCCCAAGGAATTGGAAACTACTTACTTTTCCGAGTTATTCGCACAAAGAAAATGA
- a CDS encoding DUF2721 domain-containing protein — MFESFSNSEILSGMITPAVLVSACASLIFSTANRLGRIFDRVNLLKSEVELLLEGKRSFHEQRMVYMRHQLSVQKKRAVLIQRSMAFLYLATSLFIISSLALAFTLAFAKNLNWIPTVVALSGGICLFFASALLFYESRYNLTFINRQIEFTEFLERGIQEKLK, encoded by the coding sequence ATGTTTGAATCTTTTTCCAATTCCGAAATCCTATCTGGTATGATCACACCCGCTGTCCTTGTTTCAGCTTGTGCTAGTTTGATTTTTTCTACAGCGAATCGACTGGGAAGAATTTTTGATCGGGTGAATCTATTGAAATCAGAAGTAGAACTTTTGCTCGAAGGAAAACGAAGTTTTCATGAACAAAGAATGGTGTATATGAGACACCAACTGTCTGTACAAAAAAAACGCGCTGTCCTTATCCAACGATCGATGGCATTTTTATACTTGGCAACATCCTTATTTATCATTTCCAGTTTGGCTCTTGCGTTTACACTTGCTTTTGCCAAAAATCTCAATTGGATTCCCACTGTTGTTGCTCTATCAGGTGGGATTTGTTTGTTCTTTGCTAGTGCACTTCTGTTTTATGAAAGCCGATACAACCTAACTTTCATTAACAGGCAAATTGAGTTTACTGAGTTTTTGGAAAGAGGAATCCAAGAAAAACTGAAATAG